The genomic window CTCCTTGATCGGTCACTTGTAAGGGTAAATTAGCAACAGATTGAGAAGCATCCATCTCTTTGGTTGTGTCTTCCTTTGATTGACTGGTTTTGTCTTCAGTTTTACTATCTTCTTTTTCTTGCTCTTTTCCGGAGGCTGCTGCTTTATTTTTTTGATGGGTATGGTTATAAACTTTAATTAAGATAGTTTTTTCGTCAATGGGCTTAAATTCAGTGGGTTCGGTGGATTTTTTCGCTCCCTCTGTTAATTTCTTGGTAGGGTTGTTTTCTGGTTGACTGACCCCTTTTAAAGCCTGAGTCCCTGCTTGATAAGCTAAAAAAGCACTGGCGGTTCCGGCTCCTGACATGAGTAATAATAGTAGGATGGTTAGTTTTAGGGTTGAATTAATTTTCATTGTCATAAGGGCAAACTTAAAAATTCTCTTTAATTATATTTAATTATGATAATTAGTAAACTACCCTTCATGGGGCTTTTAGTTCTTCCAGGGTATATCTAAAGCCATATAGTGAAAGTTTATATGAAATCGATTTATGTTTGCTACAAAAGACTGCAAGGGACCAGGGAGTGGGGAGAGAGATAATTTATAGTATTCTTATTTCTCTTCGATATTAGATAAAAATTTGTCCATTATATTGTTATCTGTAATTTCGATATAAGGAAATTTATAGATAACTTTCCAGAATAGAAGCCTCAAACCTTTATTATCTCGTTAAAAAACACCGAACACCGAACTCAGGTTACTTAAATTTGACTAACAATAAGCAACAATTCTTTGCACTTTTTTATTTTTATAACTCTTGGTTATTTCAATATTTTTTTTGCGAATTCTAGTCACTAAAATAAAGAGAACTAAACCCTTATATTTCCAGGGAATAAGTTGCTGAAACAGGGCTTAAATCTTTGTTAAAAACAATTAGTGTACAGTTGAACTGTACGTTTTTTAAGCCCTTTTATGTTCAATACACCCACTTTTCTCCTATTGCCTATTGCTGACACTCTATCTACCGACAGAGGATAATTAGAATAAGGATAATATTTTAGAATGATATTCCTTGACGGGAAGCTAACTTTTCAACCGTTGCTTGGGTTTCCTGAAGTAACTGCTGACGAGGATCACCACTGTGAGTTAAATTAGGAACTAAATTTCTGGCTTGTAGTGTCATGTGTAGTTGTAACTGGGCAACATAGTCCCCCATGTTTTCTTGATTAAGAGACTGAGCAACATTAGCCGTTTCCATCTTCAACACAATCCTCCTGATTTAATCGAACAGTTTGTTTAACTTATCTCCATAGAAGTTATCATGACTTTCTATCTCTTGTGACCGAAGATGTAGATTTTTATACATTTCTCAACATACTGTAACGTTTAATAGTCCGTCAGGAGAGTCAAGAGTCAGAACATTGAATATTAAAAAGACAGAAATAGTAAAAAACCTCAGTAATACTGAGGTAGATGAGGAGATTCCATGAAACGCACGCCGAAAAAACATAAATTTTAATTATTAAATATATTTTGAAAGAGCAAGTCTTTATACGGCTGACCTGTTCTTATCTATACATAGTGTACCCAAAGTTAACTGGGTTCATATCAATACCCTTAAAATGAGATTTCCATGTCAATGACAATTATTGTAAACTTCTGTAAAGTAGAGATGAAAAAAGTAGAGAAGTGTTATGTTGCGCCGTCAAATTTTAGCTATATTATTAGCGATCGCTGTTATTTTTAGTGGGACTCAAACCCCTGCATTAGCGTTAGGAGGACCTCAACCTCCTTTAAACGAATCGGCACCTAATTTTACCTTACCGACAAATACAGGGGACGGGGAAATATCCTTATCGGATTATCGAGGACAATGGGTGGTATTGTATTTCTATCCTCAAGATTTTACCCCAGGGTGTACCTTAGAAGCCCGTCGTTTTCAACAAGATTTACCAAAATATGAAGCTAAAAATACGCAAATTTTAGGAGTAAGTGTGGATGATGTTAACTCTCATCGAGAGTTTTGTGATGCAGAGGGTTTAAAGTTTCCCTTA from Crocosphaera subtropica ATCC 51142 includes these protein-coding regions:
- a CDS encoding peroxiredoxin, yielding MLRRQILAILLAIAVIFSGTQTPALALGGPQPPLNESAPNFTLPTNTGDGEISLSDYRGQWVVLYFYPQDFTPGCTLEARRFQQDLPKYEAKNTQILGVSVDDVNSHREFCDAEGLKFPLLADTTGEVSKTYGSFLTGMSLRHTYLIDPDGILREKFLGVRPAIHSQEVLAYLDEVNSNH